A single genomic interval of Sphaerodactylus townsendi isolate TG3544 linkage group LG08, MPM_Stown_v2.3, whole genome shotgun sequence harbors:
- the CPN1 gene encoding carboxypeptidase N catalytic chain has translation MSQWLWLLGKILLLVRMAASVNFIHHRYEELVQALFDVHGSCPYITRLYSIGRSVQGRHLYVLEFSDYPGIHEPMEPEFKYVANMHGNEVLGRELLLQLSEFLCEEYQRGNQRITQLIHDTRIHLLPTMNPDGYEVAAAQGQDALGYLTGRNNANGVDLNRNFPDLNSIMYYNEKQGGPNHHIPLPDNWRNQVEPETLAVIQWMKSYNFVLSANLHGGAVVANYPYDKAQLQRSRNNWLRMDTPTPDDTLFQKLAKAYSYAHGWMHQGLSCGDVFPGGITNGASWYSLSKGMQDFNYLHTNCFEITLELSCNKFPPQEELEREWLANREALITYLEEIHQGIKGLVLDENNNKLAGAVISVQGIGHDVTSGEHGDYFRLLMPGTYGVTASADGYQPQTVTVTVGPAAPSVVNFQLRERTEDHTPGPKVSNKGLHKKIVPRAIPWETLR, from the exons ATGTCTCAGTGGCTGTGGCTCCTTGGAAAAATCCTGCTGTTGGTGAGGATGGCTGCCTCAGTGAACTTCATCCACCACCGCTATGAGGAGCTGGTGCAGGCCCTGTTTGACGTGCATGGTTCGTGCCCATATATTACCAGGCTGTACAGCATTGGCCGCAGCGTCCAGGGCCGCCACCTGTATGTACTGGAGTTCAGCGACTACCCTGGCATCCATGAGCCCA TGGAGCCGGAGTTCAAGTACGTGGCAAATATGCATGGAAATGAAGTGCTTGGTCGGGAACTATTGCTTCAGCTTTCAGAGTTCCTGTGTGAAGAGTATCAGCGTGGAAACCAGCGCATCACCCAACTTATCCATGATACACGTATTCACCTCTTGCCCACAATGAACCCTGATGGATATGAGGTGGCAGCTGCCCAG GGACAAGATGCTTTGGGGTACCTTACAGGGAGAAACAATGCCAATGGAGTTGACCTCAACCGTAACTTTCCTGACCTCAACAGCATCATGTATTACAATGAGAAACAAGGTGGACCCAACCATCACATCCCCTTACCAGACAATTGGAGGAATCAG GTGGAACCAGAGACTCTGGCTGTTATTCAGTGGATGAAAAGCTACAATTTTGTCCTCTCAGCCAATCTTCATGGCGGAGCTGTAGTTGCCAATTATCCGTATGACAAAGCCCAGTTGCAAAGGAGCCGGAACAATTGGCTCAGAATGGACACTCCCACTCCTGATGACACTCTTTTCCAGAAG CTGGCAAAGGCCTATTCCTATGCCCATGGATGGATGCACCagggcttgagctgtggggaTGTATTTCCTGGTGGCATCACCAACGGAGCCTCCTGGTATTCACTCAGCAAGG GGATGCAAGACTTCAATTATTTACACACCAACTGCTTTGAGATTACCCTTGAATTAAGCTGCAATAAGTTTCCACCTCAGGAAGAACTGGAACGTGAGTGGCTGGCAAACCGAGAGGCACTGATCACCTACTTAGAGGAG ATCCACCAGGGAATCAAAGGTTTGGTATTGGATGAGAACAACAATAAATTGGCTGGTGCTGTCATTTCTGTCCAAGGAATTGGCCACGATGTCACCTCTG GTGAGCATGGGGACTATTTTCGATTGCTGATGCCTGGCACTTATGGTGTTACTGCATCAGCAGATGGGTATCAGCCACAGACAGTGACGGTGACAGTGGGCCCGGCTGCACCCTCAGTG GTGAATTTCCAACTCAGAGAGAGAACAGAAGACCATACCCCTGGCCCAAAGGTTTCCAACAAAGGTCTCCATAAGAAAATTGTGCCACGGGCTATCCCATGGGAGACACTGCGGTGA
- the ENTPD1 gene encoding ectonucleoside triphosphate diphosphohydrolase 1 isoform X1: MDTTMPGSKLRRCFSRKSAIILALLGMSLIGLIAVIVTQIHATRKNNKYGIVLDSGSTHTSLYIYQWPAEKENDTGVVKQVDMCDIKGPEISAYAHDPEKAGLSLKECMDYAKTVVPAGKYQETPVYLGTTAGMRLLRMQNKTIAEKVLSEVAATLNSYPFSFQGARIISGEEEGAYGWITVNYLLGNFKESIWPDFLPRMFSGLGTTGALDLGGASTQITFAPEQEKIESQRDILHFYFYGKNYSVYTHSFLCYGKEYALLQKLVKDIQRQATERYQDPCFHPGYRRTVNISDLLTNPCLAGSLPSLPFSQITIEGTGQYDSCHTSVQRIFNFTYCPYSRCSFNGIFVPPVYGHFAAFSAFYYVMNFLNLTEVSMYEAVQKIKAFCSKPWNEVKAEFPGVKEKYLTDYCFAGVYIMIILGNGYHFTEENWPYIHFLGKIGESDAGWTLGYMLNLTNMIPAEKPYTHPLSHITYISLLVICSLAVMALLFLGFKFFVQPKCMRKAII; encoded by the exons GTTCCAAGCTGAGGAGATGTTTTTCCAGAAAATCTGCCATCATCCTAGCACTACTTGGCATGTCTCTAATTGGTTTAATTGCAGTGATCGTAACACAGATACATGCTACCAGAAAAAACAATAAG TATGGGATTGTGCTGGATTCTGGCTCTACTCACACAAGCCTGTATATATATCAATGGCCAGCAGAGAAGGAGAATGACACTGGAGTAGTGAAGCAGGTTGATATGTGTGATATTAAAG GGCCGGAGATTTCAGCATATGCCCATGATCCTGAAAAAGCTGGTTTGTCCCTGAAGGAGTGCATGGATTATGCAAAGACAGTAGTTCCTGCAGGAAAATATCAAGAAACACCTGTTTACTTGGGGACAACAGCTGGCATGCGGTTGCTGAG AATGCAGAACAAGACCATTGCTGAGAAGGTTCTCTCTGAAGTGGCAGCAACACTGAACTCGTACCCTTTCAGTTTCCAGGGTGCCAGGATCATCAGTGGTGAGGAAGAAGGTGCCTATGGCTGGATCACTGTTAATTACCTGCTGGGCAATTTTAAGGAG TCTATCTGGCCAGATTTCCTGCCTCGCATGTTCTCCGGTCTGGGAACAACAGGGGCACTGGACCTTGGAGGTGCTTCCACGCAGATAACATTTGCACCAGAGCAGGAAAAAATCGAGTCACAACGAGATATTTTGCATTTCTATTTCTATGGGAAGAACTACTCTGTATATACACACAGCTTCCTGTGTTATGGGAAGGAATACGCGCTACTTCAGAAGCTGGTCAAAGATATTCAG AGGCAAGCAACTGAGAGATACCAGGATCCATGTTTCCACCCTGGTTATAGGAGGACAGTAAACATTTCTGACCTGCTCACAAACCCCTGCCTTGCTGGTAGTTTGCCTTCCCTACCTTTCTCACAGATTACAATTGAGGGCACTGGGCAGTATGACAGCTGCCATACCAGCGTCCAGAGAATCTTCAATTTTACTTACTGCCCTTATTCCAGATGCTCATTCAATGGCATTTTTGTACCTCCTGTGTACGGACATTTTGCG GCCTTTTCTGCTTTCTACTATGTAATGAACTTTCTAAATTTGACGGAAGTGTCTATGTATGAAGCAGTACAGAAAATTAAGGCCTTCTGCTCCAAACCCTGGAATGAG GTGAAAGCAGAGTTTCCAGGGGTAAAAGAAAAGTACTTGACCGACTACTGCTTCGCAGGTGTTTACATAATGATAATCCTTGGCAACGGCTACCACTTCACTGAGGAAAACTGGCCGTACATCCACTTTCTGGGAAAG ATTGGGGAGAGTGATGCTGGATGGACTCTTGGCTACATGCTGAACCTCACCAACATGATTCCTGCAGAGAAGCCATATACACACCCCCTGTCCCACATTACCTATATTAGCCTCCTGGTCATTTGTTCCCTTGCAGTGATGGCTCTGCTCTTCCTAGGCTTTAAGTTTTTTGTCCAACCAAAGTGCATGCGAAAGGCAATTATTTAA
- the ENTPD1 gene encoding ectonucleoside triphosphate diphosphohydrolase 1 isoform X2: MDTTMPGSKLRRCFSRKSAIILALLGMSLIGLIAVIVTQIHATRKNNKYGIVLDSGSTHTSLYIYQWPAEKENDTGVVKQVDMCDIKGPEISAYAHDPEKAGLSLKECMDYAKTVVPAGKYQETPVYLGTTAGMRLLRMQNKTIAEKVLSEVAATLNSYPFSFQGARIISGEEEGAYGWITVNYLLGNFKENYSVYTHSFLCYGKEYALLQKLVKDIQRQATERYQDPCFHPGYRRTVNISDLLTNPCLAGSLPSLPFSQITIEGTGQYDSCHTSVQRIFNFTYCPYSRCSFNGIFVPPVYGHFAAFSAFYYVMNFLNLTEVSMYEAVQKIKAFCSKPWNEVKAEFPGVKEKYLTDYCFAGVYIMIILGNGYHFTEENWPYIHFLGKIGESDAGWTLGYMLNLTNMIPAEKPYTHPLSHITYISLLVICSLAVMALLFLGFKFFVQPKCMRKAII; this comes from the exons GTTCCAAGCTGAGGAGATGTTTTTCCAGAAAATCTGCCATCATCCTAGCACTACTTGGCATGTCTCTAATTGGTTTAATTGCAGTGATCGTAACACAGATACATGCTACCAGAAAAAACAATAAG TATGGGATTGTGCTGGATTCTGGCTCTACTCACACAAGCCTGTATATATATCAATGGCCAGCAGAGAAGGAGAATGACACTGGAGTAGTGAAGCAGGTTGATATGTGTGATATTAAAG GGCCGGAGATTTCAGCATATGCCCATGATCCTGAAAAAGCTGGTTTGTCCCTGAAGGAGTGCATGGATTATGCAAAGACAGTAGTTCCTGCAGGAAAATATCAAGAAACACCTGTTTACTTGGGGACAACAGCTGGCATGCGGTTGCTGAG AATGCAGAACAAGACCATTGCTGAGAAGGTTCTCTCTGAAGTGGCAGCAACACTGAACTCGTACCCTTTCAGTTTCCAGGGTGCCAGGATCATCAGTGGTGAGGAAGAAGGTGCCTATGGCTGGATCACTGTTAATTACCTGCTGGGCAATTTTAAGGAG AACTACTCTGTATATACACACAGCTTCCTGTGTTATGGGAAGGAATACGCGCTACTTCAGAAGCTGGTCAAAGATATTCAG AGGCAAGCAACTGAGAGATACCAGGATCCATGTTTCCACCCTGGTTATAGGAGGACAGTAAACATTTCTGACCTGCTCACAAACCCCTGCCTTGCTGGTAGTTTGCCTTCCCTACCTTTCTCACAGATTACAATTGAGGGCACTGGGCAGTATGACAGCTGCCATACCAGCGTCCAGAGAATCTTCAATTTTACTTACTGCCCTTATTCCAGATGCTCATTCAATGGCATTTTTGTACCTCCTGTGTACGGACATTTTGCG GCCTTTTCTGCTTTCTACTATGTAATGAACTTTCTAAATTTGACGGAAGTGTCTATGTATGAAGCAGTACAGAAAATTAAGGCCTTCTGCTCCAAACCCTGGAATGAG GTGAAAGCAGAGTTTCCAGGGGTAAAAGAAAAGTACTTGACCGACTACTGCTTCGCAGGTGTTTACATAATGATAATCCTTGGCAACGGCTACCACTTCACTGAGGAAAACTGGCCGTACATCCACTTTCTGGGAAAG ATTGGGGAGAGTGATGCTGGATGGACTCTTGGCTACATGCTGAACCTCACCAACATGATTCCTGCAGAGAAGCCATATACACACCCCCTGTCCCACATTACCTATATTAGCCTCCTGGTCATTTGTTCCCTTGCAGTGATGGCTCTGCTCTTCCTAGGCTTTAAGTTTTTTGTCCAACCAAAGTGCATGCGAAAGGCAATTATTTAA